The following are encoded in a window of Thermodesulfobacterium geofontis OPF15 genomic DNA:
- a CDS encoding GspE/PulE family protein, whose amino-acid sequence MDMQIRNLKTFINSNLSNLEVIKNTIEDLESKTPQLYLILEIILDVLQNRKIPKDIEIFLLEKAAHICEKLYEFNKALELYKKLFLLTSSSKYLDQIEKIKTLKIFERLKDILKKINLSFDDLLKIYYQSLETNKSIEAIIMENFKIHKKEILDSIKNFYKIPVFEITDLKKFKKIPQVLTIKKDFFLNTFCIPFQAGKTIYLVCYNPEDIDTIEKVKKILQIPSSDVQLAFAIKEDLMEAIEMYYSSISPYISEFDFEVEPVEEREEEIEEETLIDSAIVQLVNKIIEEAYKMRASDIHWESLIDKKGLQVRFRVDGECFVYTTIPEHQKRPVISRIKIMANLDIAERRLPQDGKIKFKTKEGKTFEIRVATVPTIENNEDVVMRILGGIEFRELEELDLTEENYKNFKRILDYPYGLILVVGPTGSGKTTTLHAALKYLNSPNKKIWTAEDPVEIVQEGLRQVQVNPKIGLTFARVFRAFLRADPDIIMIGETRDQETAHTLIEASLTGHLVLTTLHTNSAPETITRLLNMGIDPYNFADALLGILAQRLAKRLCKKCKKPYKPNKNEIERIKREYGYHPVKPLTDEMIENATFFEPVGCSECNYTGFKGRFAIHELLIPDDELKSLIIKNAPANEIRDLAMQKRFLTLKQDGILKVLKGETTLKQILAVTVR is encoded by the coding sequence ATGGATATGCAAATAAGAAATTTAAAAACCTTCATTAATTCGAACCTTTCAAATTTAGAAGTTATAAAAAATACTATAGAGGATTTAGAATCTAAAACACCTCAACTTTATCTAATATTAGAAATTATTTTAGATGTTCTTCAAAATAGAAAAATACCTAAGGATATTGAAATTTTTCTTTTAGAAAAAGCTGCTCATATTTGCGAAAAACTTTATGAATTTAATAAAGCCTTAGAATTGTACAAGAAATTATTTCTCTTAACTTCAAGCTCTAAGTATTTAGATCAAATTGAAAAAATAAAGACATTAAAAATTTTTGAAAGATTAAAAGATATACTTAAAAAAATTAATCTTTCCTTTGACGACCTTTTAAAAATATACTATCAGTCTTTGGAAACCAATAAAAGCATAGAAGCTATAATAATGGAAAATTTTAAGATCCATAAAAAAGAAATTTTAGACTCTATAAAAAATTTTTATAAGATTCCTGTTTTTGAAATTACAGATTTGAAAAAATTTAAAAAAATTCCTCAAGTATTAACTATCAAAAAAGATTTCTTTTTAAATACTTTTTGTATTCCTTTCCAAGCTGGGAAAACTATATACCTTGTATGTTATAATCCTGAGGATATAGATACTATTGAAAAAGTTAAAAAAATACTTCAAATTCCCTCATCTGATGTACAATTAGCTTTCGCTATTAAAGAAGACCTTATGGAAGCCATAGAAATGTATTATTCCTCCATCTCCCCTTATATATCTGAATTTGACTTTGAAGTAGAACCTGTAGAAGAAAGAGAAGAAGAAATTGAGGAAGAGACTTTAATTGATAGTGCAATTGTTCAATTGGTAAATAAAATCATTGAAGAAGCTTACAAAATGCGTGCCTCGGACATTCATTGGGAAAGTTTGATAGATAAAAAGGGATTACAGGTAAGATTTAGAGTTGATGGAGAATGTTTTGTTTATACCACTATTCCAGAACATCAAAAAAGACCTGTAATTTCCCGTATTAAAATTATGGCTAATCTCGATATTGCTGAAAGAAGACTTCCTCAAGATGGGAAAATTAAATTTAAAACTAAAGAAGGGAAAACTTTTGAAATAAGAGTTGCTACCGTTCCTACTATTGAAAATAATGAGGATGTAGTTATGAGAATTCTCGGAGGAATAGAATTTAGAGAGTTAGAAGAATTGGATTTAACAGAGGAGAATTATAAAAATTTTAAAAGGATATTGGACTATCCTTATGGATTAATATTAGTAGTTGGTCCTACTGGATCAGGAAAAACAACTACTTTGCATGCAGCTTTAAAATATTTAAATAGTCCTAATAAAAAAATCTGGACTGCTGAAGATCCTGTAGAAATTGTCCAAGAAGGATTGAGACAAGTTCAGGTAAATCCTAAAATAGGATTAACTTTTGCAAGAGTTTTTAGAGCCTTTTTAAGAGCTGATCCAGATATTATTATGATAGGAGAAACAAGAGACCAAGAAACTGCCCACACTTTAATAGAAGCTTCTTTAACAGGACATTTAGTATTAACAACTCTTCATACTAATAGTGCTCCCGAGACTATTACAAGACTTCTTAATATGGGAATAGATCCTTATAATTTTGCAGATGCCCTATTAGGAATTTTAGCTCAAAGATTAGCTAAAAGATTATGCAAAAAATGTAAAAAACCTTACAAACCTAATAAAAATGAAATAGAGAGAATTAAAAGAGAATATGGATATCATCCTGTTAAACCTCTTACAGATGAAATGATAGAAAATGCAACCTTTTTTGAACCTGTAGGGTGTTCAGAATGTAATTATACAGGATTTAAAGGAAGATTTGCTATACATGAATTATTAATCCCTGATGATGAATTAAAATCGCTCATTATTAAAAATGCCCCTGCTAATGAAATTAGAGATTTAGCTATGCAAAAGAGATTTCTTACACTTAAACAAGATGGGATATTAAAGGTTTTAAAAGGAGAAACAACCCTAAAACAGATTTTAGCAGTAACAGTAAGATAG
- a CDS encoding polyprenyl synthetase family protein: MGSNKFNLESYLKERGKKVEEILEKYFPKEEGYGKRVISAGKYSLFAGGKRIRPILCLASCEVVGGDWRKILLFAAGIECIHTYSLIHDDLPCMDDDDFRRGKPSCHKAFDEATAILAGDGLQALAFQFFTHPDLVRNVKKTKLLKAIYIISKAIGFEGMVGGQMVDLLMEGKKGNPRILKWIHLNKTVRLIEASVLSGAILGGAKAKELKALSSYGKNLGFAFQIVDDLLDILGDEKKLGKKTFSDVKKQKLTYPSLFGIEKTKELAKRYTEKAISALQPFEKSALPLKAIAEFVLYRVH; encoded by the coding sequence ATGGGTTCAAATAAATTTAATCTTGAATCTTATTTAAAAGAAAGAGGAAAAAAAGTTGAGGAGATTTTAGAAAAATATTTTCCTAAGGAGGAAGGTTACGGAAAAAGAGTTATTTCTGCAGGCAAATATAGTCTTTTTGCTGGAGGAAAAAGAATAAGACCAATTTTATGTTTAGCAAGCTGTGAAGTTGTAGGTGGAGACTGGAGAAAAATCCTTCTTTTTGCAGCAGGAATAGAATGTATTCACACTTATTCGCTTATTCACGATGATCTTCCTTGTATGGATGATGATGATTTTAGAAGAGGTAAACCCTCTTGTCATAAGGCATTTGATGAAGCAACTGCTATCCTTGCTGGTGATGGTTTGCAAGCTTTAGCATTTCAGTTTTTTACTCATCCAGATTTAGTCAGAAATGTTAAAAAAACAAAACTTCTAAAGGCAATTTATATTATTTCTAAAGCAATTGGTTTTGAGGGAATGGTAGGAGGACAGATGGTTGATCTACTTATGGAAGGTAAAAAGGGTAATCCAAGAATATTAAAATGGATACATCTTAACAAAACTGTTCGTTTAATTGAAGCTTCAGTTTTAAGTGGGGCTATATTAGGAGGGGCAAAAGCTAAAGAACTTAAAGCTTTATCTTCTTATGGAAAAAATTTAGGATTCGCTTTTCAAATAGTTGATGACCTTTTAGATATTTTAGGGGATGAAAAAAAACTCGGGAAAAAGACTTTTTCCGATGTAAAAAAACAAAAACTTACTTATCCTTCCCTTTTTGGAATAGAAAAAACTAAAGAGTTAGCTAAAAGATATACAGAAAAAGCTATTTCTGCTTTACAGCCTTTTGAAAAAAGTGCTCTTCCTTTAAAAGCTATAGCAGAATTTGTATTATATAGGGTGCATTAA
- the rpmB gene encoding 50S ribosomal protein L28 encodes MSKICEICGRKPHAGNQISHSAKKSTRWWHPNIQKVRVKLPDGRVKRMKICTRCLKAGKVQKAVS; translated from the coding sequence ATGTCTAAAATTTGCGAAATATGTGGGAGAAAACCTCATGCAGGAAATCAAATTAGCCATTCTGCAAAAAAATCTACTAGATGGTGGCATCCTAATATTCAAAAAGTAAGAGTAAAATTACCAGATGGTAGAGTAAAGAGAATGAAAATTTGTACTCGCTGTTTAAAAGCAGGAAAGGTTCAAAAAGCGGTTAGCTAA
- the xseB gene encoding exodeoxyribonuclease VII small subunit produces the protein MMIKNNSLSFEEALRKIEQILKQLENKELDLEEAINLYEEGLKLIHFCEEKLKNARARIEVILKDKEGFKLENLEKAYELLKNGFK, from the coding sequence ATGATGATTAAGAATAATTCATTAAGTTTTGAAGAGGCATTAAGGAAGATTGAACAAATTTTAAAACAATTAGAAAATAAAGAACTTGATTTGGAAGAAGCAATAAATCTCTATGAAGAGGGGTTAAAACTTATTCATTTTTGTGAAGAAAAACTCAAGAATGCAAGAGCAAGGATAGAAGTTATCTTAAAAGATAAAGAGGGATTTAAACTGGAGAATTTAGAGAAAGCTTATGAGCTTTTAAAAAATGGGTTCAAATAA
- a CDS encoding MBL fold metallo-hydrolase RNA specificity domain-containing protein — protein MEISVGFYGGAQGVTGSCFLLNIRDTQILVDCGLFQGLESEKNYLKFTFDPQKISYLILTHAHIDHCGRLPLLVKEGFRGKIICTKPTSQIAKIMLLDAAKVMKEHYKTLYKKSIRKGLNPPPPPLYEEYDVIESFNYFKILVPYDTPLLLKDNIKVTFRDAGHILGSAFVEIEDLKTHQKITFSGDLGNKNKPIVRNFTYPSQTDFLFIETTYADRNHKSFEESKQEFLQAILETFEKGGNVLIPTFALERAQELIYILREFYEEGKLPRCQVFLDSPLAIKATKIFRDNPEFFDEETFNLLTQKDPFDFPYLVLTEDIEESKAINNIKSGAIIIAGNGTLTGGRILHHLKYNLWREECSLVFVGFQPKGTLGRNIIDGAEKIHLFGEEIPVRARIYTINGFSSHAGQNELIDWISKLEKVKKLFLVHGEPEKMEIFKNLLLENFKEKFEEIQIPPFGEVVQLS, from the coding sequence ATGGAAATATCTGTAGGATTTTATGGGGGAGCACAAGGTGTTACAGGGAGTTGTTTTTTACTAAATATTAGAGACACTCAAATTTTGGTAGATTGTGGATTATTTCAAGGATTAGAAAGTGAAAAAAATTATTTAAAATTTACTTTTGATCCCCAAAAAATTTCTTATTTAATTTTAACCCATGCTCATATAGATCACTGCGGAAGACTTCCTCTTTTAGTAAAAGAAGGATTTAGAGGAAAAATTATTTGCACTAAGCCTACATCTCAAATTGCAAAAATCATGTTGCTTGATGCAGCAAAAGTTATGAAAGAACATTATAAAACTCTTTATAAAAAATCCATAAGAAAGGGACTAAACCCTCCTCCACCCCCTCTTTATGAAGAATATGATGTAATAGAAAGCTTTAATTATTTTAAAATACTCGTTCCTTATGATACTCCTTTGCTTTTAAAAGATAATATTAAAGTAACTTTTAGAGATGCTGGACATATCCTTGGGTCAGCTTTTGTAGAAATTGAAGATCTAAAAACACACCAAAAAATAACTTTTTCTGGAGATTTAGGAAATAAGAATAAACCTATAGTGAGAAATTTTACTTATCCTTCTCAAACTGACTTTTTATTCATTGAAACTACCTACGCTGATAGAAATCACAAATCTTTTGAAGAATCCAAACAAGAATTTTTGCAAGCTATTTTAGAAACTTTTGAAAAGGGAGGGAATGTTCTTATTCCAACATTTGCTTTAGAAAGGGCACAAGAACTTATTTATATATTAAGAGAATTTTATGAGGAAGGAAAACTTCCAAGATGTCAAGTTTTTCTTGACAGCCCCTTAGCTATAAAAGCAACTAAAATTTTTAGAGATAATCCTGAATTTTTTGATGAAGAAACTTTTAATCTTTTAACCCAAAAAGATCCTTTTGATTTTCCCTATTTAGTATTAACAGAAGATATAGAAGAATCAAAAGCTATAAATAACATTAAATCAGGAGCCATTATTATTGCAGGGAACGGAACTCTTACTGGGGGAAGAATTCTTCATCATTTAAAATATAATTTGTGGAGAGAAGAATGTAGCCTTGTTTTTGTTGGATTTCAACCTAAGGGAACTCTTGGAAGAAATATTATTGATGGAGCTGAAAAAATTCATTTATTTGGAGAAGAAATTCCTGTAAGAGCAAGGATTTATACTATAAATGGGTTTTCCTCCCATGCAGGACAAAATGAGTTGATAGATTGGATTTCTAAGCTTGAAAAAGTTAAAAAACTTTTCTTAGTTCACGGAGAACCTGAAAAAATGGAAATTTTTAAAAATTTGTTGTTAGAAAACTTCAAAGAAAAATTTGAAGAAATACAAATTCCACCTTTTGGTGAAGTCGTTCAACTTAGTTAA
- a CDS encoding RelA/SpoT family protein produces the protein MATLSKILDEIQSYLPGCNTRIVEKAYEWAARIHEGQMRKSGEPYLSHPMEVAYILAQMKLDLPTIAAGLLHDVVEDSQVSIEDIKKEFGEEVAFIVDGVTKLKNLPSSVDKLTQQAESLRKIIFAMSKDLRVILVKLADRLHNMRTLEYQAEHKRQRIAKETLEIYAPLAGRLGIDWVKCELEDLAFKYLYPKEYERLKIEVEKRVKEAKEYVENVKKILEELLEKNNIKGKVLGRVKHLYSVYKKLQKYNLTIDELDQIYDLIGFRIIVNTVEECYKTLGLVHTLWTPIPGRFKDYISLPKPNMYQSLHTTVLGPNSKKIEIQIRTEYMDRVANEGIAAHFLYKEGIFTSKHGHYKYLEWLSKLIELQKELKHPREFLESLKLDLFPDEIYVFTPKGDVIVLPVGATPLDFAYAIHTEIGNRCVRAFVNDKLVPLDYKLNTGDIVKIETSPYQKPSRDWLKIVVTGRAKSRIKQWFKREEKEKLINLGKELLHKELKKYKTSLNAFIQEINENSSFLENFKINTLDELFYQIGSAKVSAKNVARIFAEKTGKFISEEELIEKIPKEAPKEKIFLETTKDIIVVEGTKDVLFHLAQCCKPISGDEIIGYITRGKGISVHRIDCPNLKDLDSERFVEVRWGRYDNRTYPVHLYIICLDRKGLLANISSAIAAAESNILKAEVRTTSDKKAFFEFYIEVNDKNHLDKIISNIYKIEGVLNIERRIG, from the coding sequence ATGGCTACTTTAAGTAAAATTTTAGATGAAATACAGAGTTATTTACCTGGTTGCAACACTCGTATTGTAGAAAAAGCCTATGAATGGGCAGCTCGTATTCATGAAGGTCAGATGAGAAAATCAGGAGAACCTTATCTTTCACATCCTATGGAAGTAGCTTACATATTAGCTCAAATGAAACTTGATCTCCCTACCATTGCAGCAGGGTTACTTCATGATGTAGTAGAGGATTCACAAGTCAGTATAGAGGATATCAAAAAAGAGTTTGGAGAAGAAGTAGCTTTTATTGTAGATGGAGTGACAAAGTTAAAAAATCTACCAAGCTCAGTAGATAAGCTTACTCAGCAAGCTGAAAGTTTGAGAAAAATAATTTTTGCGATGTCAAAAGATTTAAGAGTTATTTTAGTTAAACTGGCAGATAGATTACATAATATGAGAACTTTAGAATACCAGGCTGAACATAAAAGACAGAGAATTGCAAAGGAAACCTTAGAAATTTATGCACCTCTTGCAGGAAGGCTGGGTATTGATTGGGTTAAATGTGAATTAGAAGATTTAGCATTTAAATATTTATATCCCAAGGAGTACGAAAGGTTAAAAATAGAAGTAGAAAAAAGGGTAAAAGAAGCTAAAGAATATGTAGAAAATGTTAAGAAAATTTTAGAAGAATTATTGGAAAAAAATAATATTAAAGGGAAAGTTCTTGGAAGAGTAAAACACCTTTATAGTGTATATAAAAAACTGCAAAAATACAATCTTACTATTGATGAATTAGATCAAATTTATGATTTAATTGGGTTTAGAATTATTGTTAATACAGTAGAAGAATGTTATAAAACCTTAGGTTTAGTACATACACTTTGGACACCTATTCCTGGAAGATTTAAAGACTATATAAGTCTTCCTAAACCTAATATGTATCAAAGTTTACATACAACAGTTCTTGGTCCAAACAGTAAAAAAATAGAAATCCAGATTAGAACTGAATACATGGATAGAGTTGCTAATGAAGGAATAGCTGCACATTTTCTTTATAAAGAAGGGATTTTTACTTCTAAGCATGGACATTATAAATATTTAGAATGGTTAAGCAAATTAATTGAGTTACAAAAGGAACTTAAACATCCCAGGGAATTTTTAGAATCTTTAAAACTTGATTTGTTTCCTGACGAGATATATGTGTTTACACCTAAAGGAGATGTGATTGTTTTACCAGTAGGTGCTACCCCTCTTGATTTTGCATATGCTATACATACTGAAATTGGTAATAGATGTGTTAGAGCTTTTGTAAATGATAAATTGGTTCCGCTTGATTATAAACTTAACACAGGAGATATAGTTAAAATAGAAACATCTCCTTACCAGAAACCAAGTAGGGATTGGCTTAAAATTGTTGTTACAGGAAGAGCAAAAAGTAGGATAAAACAATGGTTTAAAAGAGAAGAAAAAGAAAAATTAATTAACTTAGGAAAAGAGCTTTTACATAAAGAATTAAAAAAATATAAAACTTCTTTGAATGCATTTATTCAAGAGATAAATGAAAATTCTTCTTTTCTTGAAAATTTTAAAATAAATACCTTAGATGAATTATTTTATCAAATAGGTAGTGCAAAAGTTTCTGCTAAGAATGTAGCAAGAATTTTTGCGGAAAAGACAGGAAAATTTATTTCTGAAGAAGAATTAATAGAAAAAATTCCTAAGGAAGCTCCTAAAGAAAAAATATTCTTAGAAACTACAAAAGATATAATTGTAGTTGAAGGAACAAAGGATGTTTTATTTCATTTAGCTCAATGTTGTAAGCCAATTTCCGGAGATGAGATAATTGGTTATATTACTAGAGGAAAAGGTATTTCAGTTCATCGTATTGATTGTCCAAATTTAAAAGATCTTGATTCTGAAAGATTTGTAGAAGTAAGATGGGGAAGGTATGATAATAGAACTTATCCAGTTCATTTATATATAATCTGTTTAGATAGAAAGGGTTTACTTGCTAATATTTCTTCAGCCATTGCAGCTGCAGAAAGCAATATATTAAAAGCAGAAGTAAGAACTACTTCAGATAAAAAAGCCTTCTTTGAATTTTATATAGAAGTAAATGACAAAAATCATTTAGATAAAATTATTTCTAATATATATAAAATAGAAGGTGTTTTAAATATAGAGAGAAGAATTGGTTAG
- the dxs gene encoding 1-deoxy-D-xylulose-5-phosphate synthase, producing MKFLKMINSPEDLKKLKISHLKALAEEIRSYIIEVVSKNGGHLAPNLGVVELTLALHYVFNSPKDKIIWDVGHQCYTHKIITGRRDQFPTLRKYNGLAGFPKRSESPHDILDTGHSSTSISAALGLVTALRMKGEEGKVIAVIGDGSITAGLAFEGLNNAGYRKEDLIVILNDNEMCISPSVGALSSFVSKRLTGNLARFIKREIEKMAHKFPGGESVISLLKKGEDIFKMAITPGALFTALNFEYIGPVDGHDLETLIEILENIKRMKGPILFHVITKKGKGYPYAEKDPEIFHGVGPFEIKTGKILKSDEAPSYTEVFGKTILRLAEMEPKIVAITAAMRLGTGLKAFSEKYPDRFFDVGICEQHAVTFATGLALGGYIPICAIYSTFLQRAYDQIIHDVALNNVKVIFAIDRGGLVGEDGPTHHGSFDLSYLRLIPNLTIMAPKDENELQHMLYSALKYPGPVAIRYPRSAGEGVELDWEFKEIPLGKAELIKDGKDLTIIAIGNLVYQALKAAEDLEKENISIAVINARFIKPLDEDLILDFAKKTGKIITIEENTLIGGFGSAVCELLADRNIPVKIKRIGLPDKFIEHGDLKTLKRKYGLTSETLKKIALELLNT from the coding sequence ATGAAATTTTTAAAAATGATTAATTCTCCGGAAGATCTTAAAAAATTAAAAATTTCTCATCTTAAAGCTTTAGCTGAAGAAATAAGAAGCTATATTATTGAGGTAGTTTCAAAAAATGGAGGTCATTTAGCACCAAATTTGGGTGTAGTTGAGTTAACCTTGGCACTTCATTATGTTTTTAATTCTCCTAAAGACAAGATAATTTGGGATGTAGGACATCAATGTTATACTCACAAGATCATTACAGGAAGAAGAGATCAATTCCCTACACTTAGAAAATATAATGGATTAGCAGGATTTCCTAAAAGAAGTGAAAGTCCTCATGATATTTTAGATACAGGACACAGTAGTACATCTATATCTGCTGCACTTGGTTTGGTTACAGCTTTAAGAATGAAAGGGGAAGAAGGAAAAGTTATAGCAGTAATAGGAGATGGTTCGATAACAGCAGGACTTGCTTTTGAGGGTTTAAATAATGCCGGTTATCGCAAAGAAGATCTAATAGTTATTCTCAATGATAATGAAATGTGTATCTCTCCAAGTGTAGGTGCTTTATCCTCTTTTGTATCTAAAAGATTAACAGGAAATTTAGCAAGATTTATAAAAAGAGAAATTGAAAAAATGGCTCATAAATTTCCTGGAGGAGAAAGTGTAATTAGTTTACTAAAAAAGGGAGAAGATATTTTTAAAATGGCTATTACTCCGGGAGCTTTGTTTACAGCTTTGAATTTTGAATATATAGGACCTGTTGATGGGCACGATTTAGAAACACTTATTGAGATCTTAGAAAATATAAAAAGAATGAAAGGTCCAATTTTATTTCATGTTATTACAAAAAAGGGAAAGGGTTATCCATATGCTGAGAAAGATCCGGAAATCTTTCATGGAGTAGGACCGTTTGAGATTAAAACAGGCAAAATTTTAAAATCTGATGAAGCTCCTTCTTATACAGAAGTTTTTGGAAAAACAATTTTAAGATTAGCAGAAATGGAACCAAAAATTGTAGCTATTACTGCTGCAATGAGACTTGGAACAGGATTAAAAGCTTTTTCTGAAAAATATCCTGATAGATTTTTTGATGTAGGAATATGTGAACAACATGCAGTAACTTTTGCAACAGGTTTAGCCTTAGGAGGATATATTCCAATATGTGCAATTTACTCTACATTTTTACAAAGAGCTTATGATCAAATTATTCATGATGTTGCTTTGAATAATGTAAAGGTAATTTTTGCTATTGATAGAGGAGGCTTAGTAGGAGAAGATGGACCAACTCACCATGGAAGCTTTGATCTTTCTTATCTAAGACTTATTCCTAATTTGACCATAATGGCACCTAAGGATGAAAATGAATTACAACATATGCTTTATAGTGCACTTAAATATCCAGGCCCAGTAGCTATAAGATATCCGAGAAGTGCAGGAGAGGGAGTAGAATTAGATTGGGAATTTAAAGAAATACCTCTTGGTAAAGCTGAATTAATAAAAGATGGAAAAGATCTTACTATAATAGCTATTGGTAATTTAGTTTATCAAGCTTTAAAAGCAGCAGAGGATCTTGAAAAAGAAAATATATCTATTGCAGTTATAAATGCGAGATTTATTAAACCCCTTGATGAAGATTTAATTTTAGATTTTGCGAAAAAAACAGGTAAAATTATTACTATAGAAGAAAATACATTAATAGGAGGTTTTGGTTCGGCAGTTTGCGAACTTTTAGCAGATAGAAATATTCCTGTTAAAATAAAAAGGATTGGGCTTCCTGATAAATTTATAGAACACGGAGACCTTAAAACCTTAAAAAGGAAATATGGTCTTACTTCAGAAACTCTCAAAAAAATCGCTTTAGAACTTCTTAATACTTAA
- the fdhD gene encoding formate dehydrogenase accessory sulfurtransferase FdhD, whose protein sequence is MDPVISRKIIKVKENIIQSLEDSIAIETKIKILVNDIEIISLSATPLHIKELVVGYILTENIIKENFCPQEIEIIEEKEEIKVKIYSAGPLNLNGKTLTSGCMSSFSFINELPESYKDNFKIEIENLFLLFKDFQKKSELYKSTGCVHYAGLAEKEKIIFLAEDIGRHNAVDKVIGYAFLNKIPLEDKILLISGRISSEMVLKTGRWKIPIIVSKSAPTSLAIELAEKIGLTIIGFLRGNRCNIYTHPYRLNL, encoded by the coding sequence ATGGATCCTGTTATTTCCCGAAAAATTATTAAAGTTAAGGAGAATATTATTCAATCTTTAGAAGATTCTATAGCTATAGAAACAAAGATAAAAATTTTGGTAAATGATATAGAGATAATCTCTCTTTCTGCTACCCCTCTACACATAAAAGAATTGGTAGTAGGTTACATCCTGACTGAAAATATAATAAAAGAAAATTTTTGTCCCCAAGAAATTGAAATTATTGAAGAAAAAGAAGAGATAAAAGTAAAAATTTATTCAGCTGGTCCTTTAAATCTAAATGGAAAAACTTTAACTTCGGGTTGTATGTCTTCTTTTAGCTTTATTAACGAGTTACCAGAAAGTTATAAAGATAATTTTAAAATTGAAATAGAAAATCTCTTTTTACTCTTTAAAGATTTTCAAAAAAAATCAGAATTATATAAAAGTACAGGATGTGTCCATTATGCAGGGCTTGCTGAGAAAGAAAAAATTATTTTTCTCGCAGAAGATATAGGAAGACACAATGCAGTAGATAAAGTTATAGGTTATGCATTTTTAAATAAAATACCATTAGAGGATAAAATACTTTTAATAAGCGGAAGAATATCCTCTGAAATGGTATTAAAAACTGGTAGATGGAAAATACCTATTATTGTAAGCAAAAGCGCTCCCACATCCTTAGCTATTGAATTAGCTGAGAAAATAGGATTAACAATTATTGGTTTTTTAAGAGGAAATAGATGTAATATTTATACCCATCCTTACAGACTAAATTTGTAA
- a CDS encoding DUF3108 domain-containing protein encodes MKHIKNSLNLILISISFNLLLLGNCIANEIKLFYEIYYGPFKVGESEIQITPSKYTAIVYSVGLAKSIFPFYAKWETWVDKRGYPQKAVIYSNEKGKERKRLIYFKKEENKIVYQKLLPNCEEPENIFLEFPIYDELSSFIASFYINYNIYPRIRLPLFIKKKREYVRIEFKEIKNCELGKEKKECLYIEVYLPKKSELLERASEVEILLLKDKKVPLELRGKLPIFGSLVGKLRKIETF; translated from the coding sequence ATGAAGCACATAAAAAATTCACTTAACCTTATCTTAATAAGTATTAGTTTTAATTTATTGCTTCTTGGTAATTGCATAGCGAATGAGATAAAGTTATTTTATGAAATTTATTATGGTCCTTTTAAAGTTGGAGAGTCTGAAATTCAAATAACTCCTTCAAAATACACCGCTATTGTATATAGTGTAGGTTTAGCAAAATCAATTTTTCCTTTTTATGCAAAGTGGGAAACTTGGGTAGATAAAAGGGGATATCCCCAAAAAGCAGTTATTTATTCGAATGAAAAAGGAAAAGAAAGGAAAAGATTAATCTATTTTAAAAAAGAAGAAAATAAAATTGTCTATCAAAAACTTTTACCTAATTGTGAAGAACCTGAAAACATTTTTTTAGAATTTCCCATATATGATGAGCTATCCTCTTTTATCGCTTCATTTTATATAAACTATAATATTTACCCCCGAATAAGGTTACCACTTTTTATTAAAAAGAAGAGAGAATATGTAAGAATTGAATTTAAAGAAATAAAAAATTGCGAATTAGGAAAAGAAAAAAAAGAATGTCTATATATTGAAGTTTATTTGCCTAAGAAAAGCGAATTGCTTGAGAGAGCTTCAGAAGTAGAAATATTATTATTAAAAGATAAAAAGGTGCCTTTAGAATTAAGAGGAAAATTGCCTATTTTTGGTAGCTTGGTAGGGAAATTAAGAAAAATAGAAACCTTTTAA